AAATACATCAAACCTGCCATTGAGCAATGCATCAATTGTGGGTAGATGAGTAATTGTATGCCACTCAGGGCTTCTCAAAACGAGCTCGAACTTAGTACTAAACATACCTGGCGGGAACCACCCAAGTACAGCATAAAAGATCCACAATAATAACAGTCCAAAGACGAAATCTGGGAGAGACCAGCCTATTAGGGCAAAGACCCTTATAAATTGGTCAATGAATTTGTTTTGATGTACTGCTGAAGTAATCCCTAGCCATATGGCGACAAAAACAACCGGAATGAAAGCGTAAAGAGCCAATTCAAGCGTGTAAGGAAATCGTTCTGCAATCGCCTTTGCTACAGGAGCCTTTCCCACCAATGAATACCCGAGATCACCTTTTAAGACGTTGAGTAGCCATTTGCCATACATTACGGGCATCGGCTGATCCAAACCATATTTTTTTATCAGCCTTTCGGCAGCATCAGGCGTCTTCAAAGCTTCTGGGCTTTTAACGTAAGACGCCAGCAACCTTTCCGGACCGAGAGTCCAGATCATGGAAAAGATGATCAGGGTAACACCAATTAAGATGAGTGGCAGTAAGAGCAGCCTGCGAA
This genomic interval from Kosmotoga pacifica contains the following:
- a CDS encoding ABC transporter permease; protein product: MTAYIIRRLLLLPLILIGVTLIIFSMIWTLGPERLLASYVKSPEALKTPDAAERLIKKYGLDQPMPVMYGKWLLNVLKGDLGYSLVGKAPVAKAIAERFPYTLELALYAFIPVVFVAIWLGITSAVHQNKFIDQFIRVFALIGWSLPDFVFGLLLLWIFYAVLGWFPPGMFSTKFELVLRSPEWHTITHLPTIDALLNGRFDVFVDALKHLVLPVMTISYLWWAYLLRITRSSMLEVLRKDYIRTARAKGVPEKVVINKHAKRNALIPVVTVAGGTVIGLLSGTVIVEAVFSRTGMGRFLATAATQLDYWSIIGGALFYSFILVLGNLIVDVSYAIIDPRIRLH